In one window of Candidatus Sulfuricurvum sp. RIFRC-1 DNA:
- a CDS encoding hemin uptake protein HemP, which produces MLKEDRVIEPSSSSEYNGIVIESKSLFNNDNAIRIVHGNEVYTLRITKGNKLILTK; this is translated from the coding sequence GTGTTAAAAGAAGATAGAGTAATAGAACCGTCATCTTCATCTGAGTATAATGGCATCGTTATAGAGTCTAAATCATTGTTTAATAACGATAATGCAATCCGTATCGTTCACGGCAATGAAGTCTATACCTTGAGAATTACCAAAGGCAATAAGCTGATTCTCACCAAATAA
- a CDS encoding flavodoxin: MSKIALVYGSSTGNTEKVAVSIQNTLSDHQVDLYNVQECGVDFYGEYNNFIFGVSTWGEGDLQDDWDSYENKFAKLDLTGKRVALFGLGDQEEYSDNYLDAMGTVYDIVTKNGATVIGVWENIGYKFDESTALRDGKFVGLALDEDNQSKLTDGRITMWLEQIIPSFQ; encoded by the coding sequence ATGTCTAAAATTGCTCTCGTTTACGGAAGCTCAACCGGAAATACCGAAAAAGTCGCGGTCTCTATTCAAAATACGCTGAGTGATCACCAAGTCGATCTCTATAATGTACAAGAATGCGGTGTCGATTTTTACGGCGAATACAATAATTTTATTTTTGGTGTCTCAACATGGGGTGAGGGTGATCTCCAAGATGATTGGGACAGTTATGAAAACAAGTTTGCAAAACTCGATTTGACAGGTAAGCGCGTAGCGCTTTTCGGTCTAGGTGATCAAGAGGAATATTCGGATAACTATCTAGATGCTATGGGAACAGTGTATGATATTGTTACGAAAAATGGTGCGACAGTTATCGGTGTGTGGGAAAACATAGGATATAAATTCGATGAATCAACCGCGCTTCGTGATGGAAAATTTGTTGGGCTAGCCCTTGATGAAGACAACCAAAGTAAATTGACCGATGGCCGAATTACGATGTGGTTGGAACAAATTATCCCTTCATTTCAATAA